The proteins below are encoded in one region of Rhododendron vialii isolate Sample 1 chromosome 7a, ASM3025357v1:
- the LOC131334575 gene encoding pentatricopeptide repeat-containing protein At4g01030, mitochondrial, producing MGTIPQLHPINPSPLQNPLITKKPRSHSTAFSILRVAETQLSTSLPPFHCLNGYHEPNSLKSVKIMHAQIAKMAKDKNSDAKMQSLITSYLIFGDFRSSAMVFFLGFAQNYLHWNSFVKEFTSFGGDPFEILEVFCQLHNKRVSFGSRVLTIVLKLCANVRVVWLGTEVHASLIKRGFDMDVYSKCALMNFYGCCWGIEYANQVFDEVPDQEGLLWNEAVLVNLRNEKWLEALQLFKEMQFSFVKANSVTLAKVAQACGKVEALDLGKQIHGFIIRSALESNVWVCNSLIGMYSRNNSLELASAVFDSMEKRNLSSWNSIISSYTALGHLHDAQKLFSDMESCNMDPDIITWNSLMSGHFHCGLYREVLILLQRMQAAGLKPSSSSITSGLQAISELSYLSLGKELHCYVVRNGFSNDLYVGTSLLDMYVKNDSLTYAQAVFDSMMNRNIFAWNSLISGYSFAGQFEDAIQMLNRMERAGIKPDLVTYNGLVFGYSTWGRNKEALSMIHHMKVSGLTPNVVTWTSLISGCTQKGNFMDALDFSIQMQEDGIKPNSATISTLLRACASLSLLQKGKEIHCMAIRNGFMEEVYVNTALIDMYAKCGSLVSAYEVFGKIQDKTLASWNCMIMGFSIYGQGKEAISLFNEMQEAGIRPDAITFTALLSGCKHSGLVNEGWKYFDSMKVDHNIIPTIEHYSCMVDLLGKCGFLDEAWDFIERMPIMPDANVWGALLGSCRIHGNLKLAEIAAKNLFKLEPHNPANYLLMMNLYAASGRWEDVDNIRDLMGVKMATLGQWSWIQINAKIHLFYSKGKAHPDEGEIYFELYQLISEMKSSGYIPDLKCVIQDIDYDEKEKLLLAHTEKLAITYGLLKTRSSSPIRVIQNKRVCSDCHTVAKYISMLRRREIFLKDGVRFHHFREGKCSCNDLW from the coding sequence ATGGGGACAATCCCTCAATTGCACCCCATTAATCCATCACCACTCCAAAATCCACTCATCACCAAGAAACCCCGGAGCCATTCCACCGCGTTTAGCATTCTTAGAGTTGCAGAGACCCAGCTCTCTACTTCTCTTCCACCATTTCATTGCTTAAATGGCTATCACGAGCCTAATTCCTTGAAGTCAGTCAAAATAATGCATGCCCAGATAGCAAAAATGGCCAAAGACAAGAATTCAGATGCCAAAATGCAATCTTTGATCACATCTTACTTAATTTTTGGCGATTTTCGTTCATCTGCTATGGTTTTCTTTCTGGGTTTTGCACAAAACTACCTTCACTGGAATTCTTTTGTAAAGGAATTCACTAGTTTTGGGGGAGACCCATTTGAAATTCTTGAGGTTTTCTGTCAGTTGCATAATAAAAGAGTGAGCTTTGGAAGTAGAGTTCTCACTATTGTTTTGAAACTTTGTGCAAATGTAAGGGTTGTATGGTTAGGTACGGAAGTTCATGCATCTTTGATTAAGAGGGGATTTGACATGGATGTCTACTCCAAGTGTGCACTGATGAACTTTTATGGTTGCTGTTGGGGCATTGAATATGCAAATCAGGTGTTTGATGAAGTGCCTGACCAAGAGGGTCTATTGTGGAATGAGGCAGTTTTGGTGAAtttgagaaatgagaaatgGTTGGAGGCTCTACAATTGTTTAAGGAAATGCAGTTTTCATTTGTGAAAGCCAATAGCGTTACACTTGCTAAAGTTGCGCAAGCCTGCGGAAAAGTGGAAGCTCTTGATCTAGGAAAGCAGATTCATGGATTTATCATTCGAAGCGCATTGGAATCAAATGTATGGGTATGTAATTCGCTAATTGGAATGTACTCGAGAAACAATAGCCTTGAACTTGCTAGTGCAGTTTTTGATTCAATGGAAAAGCGTAACTTGTCTTCATGGAACTCAATCATCTCTAGCTATACTGCACTTGGTCATCTACATGATGCACAGAAACTGTTTTCCGACATGGAGAGTTGTAATATGGATCCGGACATTATAACCTGGAATTCCCTTATGTCAGGTCATTTCCATTGTGGTTTATACCGAGAAGTCCTGATTCTTTTGCAGAGGATGCAAGCTGCTGGTTTGAAACCTAGCTCTAGCTCTATCACCAGCGGTCTTCAAGCGATTAGTGAATTGAGTTACTTGAGTCTTGGGAAGGAATTACATTGTTATGTGGTAAGAAATGGATTTAGCAATGATTTATATGTGGGAACTTCACTGCTTGATATGTATGTGAAGAATGATAGTCTAACCTACGCACAAGCTGTTTTCGATAGTATGATGAATAGAAATATCTTCGCTTGGAATTCATTAATTTCAGGATATTCCTTCGCAGGCCAATTCGAAGATGCCATACAAATGTTGAACCGGATGGAAAGGGCAGGAATTAAACCAGATTTAGTGACATATAATGGTCTGGTTTTCGGGTATTCAACATGGGGCCGCAATAAGGAAGCTCTGTCCATGATTCACCATATGAAAGTTTCAGGCTTGACTCCTAACGTTGTCACTTGGACCTCTCTAATATCTGGTTGCACACAGAAAGGAAACTTTATGGATGCACTTGATTTTTCCATCCAAATGCAAGAAGATGGTATCAAGCCTAACTCGGCCACCATTTCCACCTTACTTCGAGCCTGTGCCAGCCTATCTTTGCTACAGAAGGGAAAAGAGATACACTGTATGGCAATTAGAAATGGCTTCATGGAAGAGGTATATGTAAATACAGCTCTAATTGACATGTACGCTAAGTGTGGCAGCCTTGTGAGTGCCTACGAGgtctttggaaaaatccaagaCAAAACATTGGCTTCTTGGAATTGCATGATCATGGGTTTTTCAATCTACGGCCAAGGAAAAGAGGCGATTTCACTTTTCAATGAAATGCAAGAAGCGGGTATTCGGCCTGATGCTATTACCTTCACAGCTCTCCTCTCCGGTTGCAAGCACTCAGGTCTAGTAAATGAAGGATGGAAATATTTCGACAGTATGAAGGTAGATCACAACATAATCCCCACAATTGAGCATTACTCTTGCATGGTTGATCTTCTTGGAAAATGTGGGTTTCTTGATGAAGCTTGGGACTTTATTGAAAGGATGCCTATAATGCCAGATGCCAACGTTTGGGGCGCTCTTCTTGGATCATGCCGAATCCATGGAAATTTAAAGCTCGCGGAAATTGCAGCAAAGAACCTTTTCAAGTTAGAACCACATAACCCTGCCAATTATTTACTGATGATGAACTTGTATGCGGCTTCGGGCAGATGGGAGGATGTAGACAACATTAGAGATTTGATGGGTGTGAAAATGGCGACACTTGGGCAATGGAGTTGGATACAAATCAATGCGAAAATTCACTTGTTCTATTCCAAAGGAAAAGCTCACCCAGATGAAGGAGAGATATATTTCGAGTTATATCAGTTGATTTCAGAAATGAAAAGTTCGGGTTACATCCCAGATCTGAAATGCGTAATCCAGGATATTGATTATGACGAAAAGGAGAAGTTGTTGCTTGCTCACACAGAAAAATTGGCCATTACATATGGACTGCTAAAGACGAGAAGCTCTTCACCTATTAGGGTGATCCAGAACAAGAGAGTCTGTTCCGACTGTCATACAGTAGCCAAGTATATTTCCATGCTAAGAAGACGCGAAATCTTCCTCAAAGATGGTGTCCGGTTTCACCACTTCAGAGAGGGGAAATGTTCCTGCAATGACTTGTGGTAG
- the LOC131334573 gene encoding phospholipase A1 PLIP1, chloroplastic, translating to MECTSFSITSSPFPTVAKDTLQEHHGLRRTFSGMDLCARARMKRSYSDNHIVHSINRSRASTTEPQMKNSQSMGFFNFKLAGPIFPNSLPSFLFDQDTNKDMDVAETTTKKTDMPEENSFESDDEDEGEMTKRVNWIERIVEIRSHWRERQQKDNFHSDGVIDQDWDEDHEGGCEADYSDEEEEGNTKIDSESFSRLLVQVPWSDAKRFSQLAFLCNMAYAIPDIEAKDLRRQYGLYFVTSSLEKKSKAAALKAKLDQDLTREAVASSATIVSNGGKAVKSAEKCPNCPAVAYEIAASAASYVQSCSDDLLPLGYENKQGGDDRDLYGNEAYRKEEGGSCSPRVYKSEVAAYVTAASTMTAVVAAGEKDKQEAAKDLQSLHSSPCEWFICDDLSTYTRQFIIQGSDSVASWHANLFFEPTKFEGTNVLVHRGIYEAAKGIYEQFMPEIMEHKRKFGERAKFQFTGHSLGGSLSLLVNLMLLTRKVVKPSALWPVVTFGSPFVFCGGHRILDELGLDEDRVHFVMMHRDIVPRAFACNYPNSVAQLLKRLCGTFQSHPCLNKKKLLYSPMGKIYILQPDEKSSPPHPLLPSGSAFYAVENTRCSFTQNALKAFLNSPHPLETLSNPTAYGSEGTILRDHDSSNYLKAVNGLIRQHTKTVVRKQGSLLWPLLTTESPRAWSHEHNLEENRVVKQEVMTSV from the exons ATGGAATGCACTTCATTTTCCATCACTAGCTCTCCATTTCCCACAGTGGCAAAGGATACACTACAAGAACACCATGGCCTTCGCCGGACTTTTTCTGGCATGGACTTGTGTGCCCGAGCCAGAATGAAAAGGTCGTATTCCGACAACCACATCGTCCACTCCATCAACCGCTCTCGAGCCTCTACAACCGAACCACAGATGAAAAACAGCCAATCAATGgggtttttcaatttcaagttaGCAGGACCAATTTTCCCAAACTCTCTCCCATCGTTTCTCTTTGATCAGGACACGAATAAGGACATGGACGTGGCAGAGACCACGACTAAGAAGACAGATATGCCGGAGGAGAACTCGTTCGAGAGCGATGATGAAGACGAAGGGGAAATGACGAAGAGAGTGAATTGGATTGAAAGGATAGTGGAGATTCGGAGTCATTGGAGAGAGAGGCAACAGAAAGATAATTTTCACAGTGATGGAGTGATTGATCAAGATTGGGATGAAGATCATGAGGGTGGCTGTGAAGCGGACTATAgcgatgaagaagaagaggggaaTACGAAAATTGATTCCGAGTCGTTCTCGAGGTTGTTGGTTCAAGTTCCTTGGTCCGATGCTAAGCGTTTCTCTCAACTGGCCTTCCTTTGCAACATGGCATATGCCATACCGGACATCGAG GCCAAGGATTTAAGAAGACAATATGGCCTCTACTTTGTAACGTCTTCCTTGGAGAAGAAATCAAAAGCAGCAGCACTAAAAGCCAAACTTGATCAAGACTTGACTCGCGAAGCTGTTGCTTCCTCAGCTACTATTGTGTCGAATGGAGGAAAGGCTGTGAAATCTGCGGAGAAATGTCCAAATTGCCCTGCCGTTGCATATGAGATTGCTGCTTCAGCTGCATCTTATGTCCAATCTTGTTCTGACGACCTTTTACCCCTTGGCTAcgaaaacaaacaaggaggagATGACAGGGATTTATATGGCAACGAAGCATACCGAAAAGAGGAGGGAGGGAGTTGTTCACCTCGAGTATACAAATCGGAGGTGGCTGCATATGTCACAGCAGCGTCAACTATGACGGCAGTGGTAGCTGCAGGTGAGAAAGATAAACAGGAGGCGGCTAAGGACCTCCAATCACTTCATTCATCACCCTGTGAATGGTTTATTTGTGATGATCTGAGCACATATACTCGTCAATTCATCATCCAG GGATCGGACTCTGTTGCATCATGGCACGCAAATCTCTTTTTTGAACCCACAAAATTTGAG GGGACAAATGTGCTTGTCCATAGAGGAATTTACGAAGCAGCTAAGGGAATATACGAGCAATTCATGCCAGAAATCATGGAGCACAAACGTAAATTTGGGGAACGTGCAAAGTTTCAATTCACGGGTCATTCTCTTGGCGGTAGTCTTTCCCTATTGGTTAACTTGATGCTCTTGACAAGGAAAGTAGTCAAGCCCTCTGCTCTGTGGCCAGTTGTCACCTTCGGATCGCCATTTGTATTCTGTGGAGGCCATAGGATTCTTGACGAGTTGGGGTTGGATGAGGACCGTGTTCACTTTGTGATGATGCATAGAGATATCGTCCCAAGAGCATTCGCGTGCAATTACCCTAACAGTGTCGCCCAACTCCTTAAGCGCTTGTGTGGCACTTTTCAATCCCACCCATGCCTCAATAAGAAG AAATTGTTGTACTCTCCGATGGGTAAAATATACATTCTCCAACCAGATGAAAAGTCCTCTCCTCCTCACCCTTTACTCCCTTCAGGGAGTGCCTTCTACGCCGTTGAAAATACCCGATGCAGCTTTACCCAAAATGCCCTcaaagcctttctcaattctcCCCACCCACTGGAAACCTTAAGCAACCCTACCGCCTACGGCTCAGAAGGTACAATCCTCAGAGACCACGATTCAAGCAATTATCTGAAAGCAGTCAATGGGCTTATTAGGCAGCACACAAAGACCGTTGTGAGGAAACAGGGAAGTCTCTTGTGGCCACTGTTGACTACAGAGTCTCCACGTGCATGGAGCCATGAACATAATCTAGAGGAAAACAGGGTGGTAAAACAGGAGGTGATGACTAGCGTCTAA
- the LOC131334576 gene encoding protein WHAT'S THIS FACTOR 1 homolog, chloroplastic → MEPKLFLSTSPSIATIPFFGSFKSTFTKKPKLSSKTHVCLPWYGSWNTSFLGQSFSSQEKHFPFGNVPRTRVPFGPIRAAVKRRKEIPFDSVIQRDKKLKLVMKIRKILVSNPDRIMALRDMGRYRKALGLQKRRRFIALLRKYPAIFEIVEEGAYSLQFKLTPEAERLYMEELRIRNQMEDVLVVKLRKLLMMSLEKRILVEKISHLMSDFGLPQEFRDTICRRYPQYFKVVMTGRGHALELTHWDPELAVSAAELAEEENRYRELDAKDLIIDRPPKFNRVMLPKGLNLSRGEMRRIGQFRDMPYISPYSDFSALRSGTLEKEKHACGVIHEILSLTIEKKTLVDHLTHFREEFRFSQQLRGMLIRHPDMFYVSLKGERDSVFLREAYHDSHLVEKDRLLLNKEKLRSLVAVPRFPRRGVPRTDGDGAEGTDEPVEGSREEGGKEWFDIDDMVGDEFDEEEEDDYDDGDDLDDEYDTDDLEGDDDEVPPDFDEDGGSVRIGVSKLPKQVENLKNEEKVLAFPDGRPRERW, encoded by the coding sequence ATGGAGCCCAAACTGTTTCTGTCAACATCACCATCTATTGCTACTATACCCTTTTTCGGCTCATTCAAATCGACATTCACTAAGAAACCGAAGCTTTCTTCAAAAACCCATGTTTGTCTACCGTGGTATGGATCATGGAACACATCATTTCTGGGTCAAAGTTTTAGTTCACAGgaaaaacattttccttttGGTAATGTACCGAGAACCCGCGTTCCATTTGGTCCGATAAGAGCTGCTGtcaagagaagaaaagagattCCTTTCGATAGTGTGATACAGAGGGATAAGAAGCTTAAATTGGTTATGAAGATCAGGAAAATTCTGGTGAGTAACCCCGATAGGATAATGGCGCTTCGTGACATGGGTAGGTATAGAAAGGCACTAGGTCTTCAGAAAAGGCGACGATTTATTGCCTTATTGAGGAAGTATCCGGCGATTTTTGAGATTGTGGAAGAAGGGGCTTACTCGCTCCAGTTCAAGTTGACACCCGAGGCGGAAAGGCTTTATATGGAGGAGTTGAGGATTAGGAATCAGATGGAGGATGTTTTGGTCGTTAAGTTGCGAAAGTTGTTGATGATGTCCTTGGAGAAGCGTATTCTTGTCGAAAAGATTTCCCATTTGATGTCTGATTTCGGGCTTCCTCAAGAATTCCGCGACACAATTTGCCGCCGGTACCCACAATATTTTAAAGTTGTTATGACTGGACGAGGCCATGCTCTAGAGCTTACTCATTGGGATCCTGAACTTGCTGTTTCTGCGGCTGAGCTAGCCGAGGAGGAGAATCGGTATAGAGAGTTAGATGCGAAAGATCTGATAATAGATAGACCACCGAAGTTTAATAGAGTAATGCTGCCCAAGGGCCTTAATCTTTCCAGAGGCGAAATGCGGAGGATTGGTCAGTTTAGAGACATGCCTTATATATCGCCTTACTCTGATTTTTCAGCATTAAGGTCGGGTACGCTGGAGAAAGAAAAGCATGCATGTGGGGTGATTCATGAAATATTGAGCCTAACCATCGAGAAGAAAACTCTGGTGGACCACCTCACTCATTTTCGCGAAGAGTTTAGATTCTCTCAGCAGCTGAGGGGGATGTTGATTAGGCATCCTGATATGTTCTATGTCTCcttgaaaggagagagagattcagTCTTCCTTCGAGAAGCATATCATGATTCGCACTTGGTCGAGAAGGATCGATTGTTGCTTAATAAGGAGAAGCTCCGTTCACTTGTTGCTGTTCCACGATTTCCAAGAAGAGGTGTTCCCAGGACTGATGGCGATGGAGCAGAGGGAACTGATGAGCCAGTCGAAGGAAGCAGGGAAGAGGGTGGAAAAGAATGGTTTGATATTGATGACATGGTGGGCGATGAAtttgatgaggaggaggaggatgattaTGATGACGGGGACGATCTTGATGATGAGTATGATACTGATGATTTAGAAGGCGATGACGATGAGGTTCCCCCGGACTTTGATGAAGATGGTGGAAGTGTGAGAATTGGAGTCAGCAAATTACCTAAACAGGTAGAGAAtttgaagaatgaagaaaagGTGCTTGCATTTCCAGATGGTCGGCCTAGAGAGCGCTGGTGA
- the LOC131334577 gene encoding abscisic acid receptor PYL9-like produces the protein MEIHEYIRRHHKHEINENQCTSALVKHIIAPVDLVWSLVRRFDQPQGYKPFVSKCTMQGDLNIGSLRQVNVKSGLPATTSTERLELFDDEEHILGIRIVGGDHRLRNYSSIITVHPEIVDGRRGTLVIESFVVDVPDGNTKDETCYFVRALINCNLKSLAEVSERLAAIHEESGIVTRVQVCE, from the exons ATGGAGATTCATGAGTACATAAGGAGGCACCACAAGCACGAGATTAACGAGAATCAGTGCACGTCCGCTCTTGTCAAGCACATCATAGCCCCCGTTGATCTC gtttggtcgTTGGTGAGGCGTTTCGATCAGCCACAGGGTTACAAACCCTTTGTAAGCAAATGCACCATGCAAGGTGACCTTAATATTGGAAGTCTCAGACAGGTGAATGTGAAGTCAGGGCTTCCAGCCACCACTAGCACCGAAAGGTTGGAACTGTTTGATGATGAGGAGCATATCCTTGGAATCAGGATTGTTGGTGGTGATCACAGGTTGAGG AACtactcttcaatcattactgtCCATCCTGAGATAGTTGATGGCAGACGCGGGACTCTTGTGATAGAGTCATTTGTCGTGGATGTACCTGATGGGAACACTAAAGATGAGACATGCTACTTTGTTAGGGCCCTGATCAACTGCAACCTCAAATCTTTGGCTGAAGTTTCAGAGAGACTGGCTGCCATTCACGAAGAGTCCGGTATCGTTACTCGAGTCCAAGTTTGCGAGTGA